In Fusobacterium periodonticum ATCC 33693, a single genomic region encodes these proteins:
- a CDS encoding YhdT family protein has product MKISKQINKEVLITIALYLIYFVWWYYFAYEYGSDNVEEYKYILGLPEWFFYSCVVGLVFINVLVYICIKLFFKDVDFEEYNKDKKLDK; this is encoded by the coding sequence ATGAAAATTTCAAAACAGATAAATAAAGAGGTTTTAATAACTATTGCTCTTTATTTGATATACTTTGTTTGGTGGTATTATTTTGCTTATGAATATGGTTCTGATAATGTGGAAGAATACAAATATATTTTAGGTTTACCTGAATGGTTTTTCTATTCTTGTGTTGTCGGGCTAGTCTTTATAAATGTTTTGGTCTATATTTGTATAAAACTATTCTTCAAAGATGTAGATTTTGAAGAATATAATAAAGACAAAAAATTAGATAAGTAG
- the panF gene encoding sodium/pantothenate symporter has translation MDKILIIIPILLYLSAMLFIAYKVNKIKNSSESFTNEYYIGGRSMGGFVLAMTIVATYVGASSFIGGPGIAYKLGLGWVLLACIQVPTAFFTLGVLGKKLSIISRKLDAITIFDVLKARYNNSFLNILSSIMLIIFFISAIVAQFIGGARLFEAVTGLSYTTGLIIFSSVVIIYTTFGGFRAVTLTDAIQAVVMFAATIVLFFVILRHGNGMENIMMKIKEIDPNLLKPDSGGDIAKPFIMSFWILVGIGILGLPATTIRCMAFKDAKAMHNAMIIGTSLVGVLVLGMHLVGVMGRAIIPDLQEVDKIIPILALKNLYPILAGVFIGGPLAAVMSTVDSLLIISSSTLIKDLYVTYLDKNASENKIKKISMWTSFLIGLLVFILSVKPISLITWINLFALGGQEIVFFCPLILGLYWKKANATGAIASIFFGIATYLYLEITKTKIFALHNIVPGLIVALTAFVIFSYLGKKSDEKTIETFFEY, from the coding sequence ATGGATAAAATACTAATAATTATACCTATTTTACTATATTTATCTGCAATGTTATTTATTGCTTATAAAGTTAATAAAATAAAAAATAGTTCTGAAAGTTTCACTAATGAATATTATATCGGTGGAAGATCTATGGGTGGTTTCGTTCTTGCAATGACAATAGTTGCAACTTATGTTGGAGCAAGTTCTTTTATAGGTGGTCCAGGTATTGCATATAAGCTTGGTTTAGGTTGGGTTTTACTTGCCTGTATACAAGTTCCCACAGCATTTTTTACCTTAGGAGTTCTTGGAAAGAAGCTTTCTATCATTTCAAGAAAATTAGATGCCATAACAATTTTTGATGTTTTGAAAGCTAGATATAACAATAGTTTTTTAAATATATTATCATCTATTATGCTAATAATATTCTTTATAAGTGCTATTGTGGCTCAATTTATTGGTGGAGCTAGACTTTTTGAAGCAGTTACAGGACTTTCATATACAACAGGACTTATAATATTCTCATCAGTTGTAATAATATATACAACTTTTGGTGGATTTAGAGCTGTAACTCTAACAGATGCTATTCAAGCAGTTGTTATGTTTGCTGCAACCATAGTTCTTTTCTTTGTTATACTAAGACATGGAAATGGTATGGAAAATATTATGATGAAGATTAAAGAGATTGATCCTAATCTTTTAAAACCTGACTCTGGTGGAGATATTGCTAAGCCATTCATTATGTCTTTCTGGATTCTAGTTGGTATAGGTATCTTAGGACTACCTGCAACAACAATAAGATGTATGGCTTTCAAAGATGCAAAAGCTATGCACAATGCTATGATAATAGGAACATCTTTAGTTGGAGTTTTAGTTTTAGGTATGCACTTAGTTGGGGTAATGGGGAGAGCTATTATTCCTGATTTACAAGAGGTGGATAAAATTATTCCTATCTTGGCTCTTAAGAATCTATATCCTATACTTGCAGGAGTCTTTATAGGTGGACCTCTTGCAGCAGTAATGTCAACTGTAGATTCTCTATTAATAATTTCATCTTCTACTTTAATAAAGGATTTATATGTTACTTACTTAGATAAAAATGCAAGTGAAAATAAGATAAAGAAAATCTCTATGTGGACTTCATTTTTAATAGGACTTTTAGTTTTCATACTTTCAGTAAAACCAATAAGTTTAATCACTTGGATAAACTTATTTGCACTAGGTGGACAAGAAATTGTATTCTTCTGTCCTTTAATTTTAGGACTTTATTGGAAAAAAGCTAATGCAACAGGAGCTATAGCTTCTATATTCTTTGGAATTGCAACTTACTTATATCTTGAAATAACAAAGACTAAGATTTTTGCTTTACATAATATAGTTCCAGGACTTATTGTTGCACTTACAGCTTTTGTAATATTCTCATATCTAGGAAAAAAATCTGATGAAAAAACAATAGAAACATTCTTTGAATATTAA
- a CDS encoding ABC transporter ATP-binding protein, protein MLLTVENLSKEYIKKKILNNVSFSMEKGEILGMLGKSGAGKSTIGKILLQLSRPTTGTILFEGKALSEVPRRDIQAIFQDPYTALNPSLKIGEILEEPLIANGKFSREERRKKVEETLVKVGLLESDYEKYPEELSGGQQQRVCIAGAIILSPKLIICDEPIASLDLAIQVQILDLIQKINQEEGISFIFITHNLPAVYRIADRILLLYHGEVQEIQEVEEFFKNPKSEYGKKFLQTLDLIKNT, encoded by the coding sequence ATGTTATTAACTGTGGAGAATTTAAGTAAAGAATACATAAAAAAGAAAATACTAAATAATGTTTCATTTTCTATGGAAAAAGGTGAAATTCTTGGAATGTTAGGTAAGTCTGGTGCTGGGAAATCAACCATTGGAAAAATCTTACTCCAATTATCAAGGCCAACAACAGGGACTATCTTATTTGAAGGAAAGGCTCTGTCAGAAGTACCTAGAAGAGATATTCAAGCAATTTTTCAAGATCCCTATACTGCATTAAATCCAAGTTTAAAAATAGGGGAAATTTTAGAAGAGCCCCTTATAGCTAATGGGAAATTTTCAAGGGAAGAAAGAAGAAAAAAAGTTGAAGAAACTCTTGTAAAAGTAGGACTTTTAGAGTCTGATTATGAGAAGTATCCTGAAGAATTATCAGGTGGACAGCAACAAAGAGTTTGTATTGCAGGAGCAATTATTCTATCTCCAAAATTAATTATTTGTGATGAACCTATTGCTTCTTTAGATTTAGCAATTCAAGTACAGATACTAGATTTAATTCAAAAAATAAATCAAGAAGAAGGAATCAGTTTTATCTTTATTACACACAATCTACCAGCTGTTTATAGAATAGCTGATAGAATATTGCTTTTATATCATGGAGAAGTACAAGAAATTCAAGAAGTGGAAGAATTTTTTAAAAATCCTAAAAGTGAATATGGAAAAAAATTCTTACAAACATTAGATTTAATAAAAAATACATAA
- a CDS encoding dipeptide/oligopeptide/nickel ABC transporter ATP-binding protein: protein MEILKIKNLNLKIREKEILKNVSLEIKEGEVIGLIGESGSGKTIFTKYILGILPLAAQYTQECFEVVPKVGAIFQNAFTSLNPTMKIGKQLKHLYISHYGTQKDWKEKIEDLLEDVGLDRNRNFLDKYPYELSGGEQQRIVIMAALIGEPSFLIADEVTTALDVKTKFEIVKFLKGLQKKLNISILFITHDLSTLKNFADKIYVMYHGEIIDEDHPYRKQLFQLSQDVWRRTK from the coding sequence ATGGAAATACTAAAAATAAAAAATCTAAATCTTAAAATACGTGAAAAAGAAATTTTAAAAAATGTTTCTTTAGAAATAAAAGAAGGAGAAGTAATAGGATTAATAGGAGAATCAGGAAGTGGAAAAACTATTTTCACAAAATATATTTTAGGTATTCTCCCTCTGGCTGCTCAGTATACTCAAGAATGTTTTGAGGTTGTTCCAAAAGTAGGAGCTATTTTCCAAAATGCTTTTACTTCCTTGAATCCAACAATGAAAATAGGGAAACAATTAAAACATCTTTATATTTCTCACTATGGGACTCAAAAAGATTGGAAAGAGAAAATAGAAGACTTATTAGAAGATGTTGGTTTGGATAGAAATAGAAATTTTTTAGATAAATATCCTTATGAATTAAGTGGTGGAGAACAACAGAGAATTGTTATTATGGCTGCTTTGATAGGTGAGCCTAGTTTTTTAATTGCAGATGAAGTTACCACTGCCTTAGATGTAAAAACAAAATTTGAAATTGTTAAATTTTTAAAGGGATTACAGAAAAAACTTAACATATCAATTTTATTTATAACTCATGATTTATCTACTTTAAAAAATTTTGCAGATAAAATTTATGTTATGTATCACGGAGAAATTATTGATGAAGATCATCCTTATAGAAAACAATTATTTCAACTTTCTCAAGATGTTTGGAGGAGAACAAAATAA
- a CDS encoding ABC transporter permease, which yields MKKRLYIILILVGIIFCISFYKNPYKISENFTLLKPSFQHILGTDNLGRDIFSRLLLGTFHSIFLAFSAILLAAIVGSILGAVAGYFGGYIDEFFLFISEIFMSIPVILITLGIIVLLNNGFHSIILALFVLYMPRTLSYVRGLVKREKHKNYIKIARIYGVSNFRIMRRHIAPNIILPILVNFSTNFAGAILTEASLGYLGFGIQPPYPTLGNMLNESQSYFLLAPWFTILPGLMILFLVYKINQISKKYQEKK from the coding sequence ATGAAAAAACGGCTATATATTATACTAATTCTAGTGGGGATTATATTCTGTATTTCTTTTTATAAAAATCCATATAAGATTTCAGAAAATTTTACTTTATTAAAGCCTAGTTTTCAACATATTTTAGGAACGGATAATTTAGGAAGAGATATTTTTAGTCGTCTATTACTAGGAACTTTCCATAGTATTTTTCTTGCCTTTAGTGCTATTTTATTAGCAGCCATTGTTGGAAGTATACTAGGTGCAGTTGCAGGATATTTTGGTGGCTATATTGATGAATTCTTTCTATTTATTTCAGAAATATTTATGTCAATACCAGTAATTTTAATTACTTTAGGAATTATTGTACTTCTGAATAATGGTTTTCATTCTATTATTTTGGCACTTTTTGTGCTATACATGCCAAGAACACTTTCTTATGTTAGAGGTTTAGTGAAAAGAGAAAAACATAAAAATTATATCAAGATAGCAAGGATTTATGGAGTTAGTAATTTCAGAATTATGAGGAGACATATTGCTCCTAATATTATACTTCCAATTCTAGTAAACTTCTCGACAAATTTTGCAGGTGCTATTCTAACTGAAGCCAGTTTAGGATATTTAGGTTTTGGAATACAACCTCCTTATCCTACTTTAGGAAATATGTTAAATGAATCACAATCTTATTTCTTGTTGGCACCTTGGTTTACAATCTTACCTGGACTTATGATTTTATTTTTAGTCTATAAAATAAATCAAATTTCAAAAAAATATCAGGAGAAAAAGTGA
- a CDS encoding ABC transporter permease, giving the protein MYYIKKIFRMILSVFSIGTLSFLLLELIPGEPETTILGVEASAKDLENLREQLGLNLSFGTRYWNWLCGVFQGDLGISFKYKEPVFKLILERLPLTLKIAFISIFIVFLVSIPLSFFLHNTKSKRIKKIGESILSVFISIPSFWLGIIFMYLFGIILKWTSTGYNNSWQSLILPCIVIAIPKIGWISMHLYSNLYKELREDYIKYLYSNGMKKIYLNFYILKNAFLPIIPLTGMLLLELITGVVIIEQIFSIPGIGRLLVQSVLMRDIPLIQGLIFYTSTFVVLLNFIIDILYSLLDPRIQVGEQ; this is encoded by the coding sequence ATGTATTATATTAAAAAAATTTTCAGAATGATTTTAAGTGTTTTTTCTATAGGAACCCTTTCTTTTTTACTTTTAGAATTGATTCCAGGGGAACCAGAAACTACTATTTTAGGGGTAGAGGCAAGTGCTAAAGATCTTGAAAATTTAAGAGAACAATTAGGATTAAATTTAAGCTTTGGAACAAGATATTGGAATTGGCTTTGTGGAGTTTTTCAAGGTGACTTAGGTATTTCTTTCAAATATAAAGAACCTGTTTTTAAGTTAATTTTGGAAAGGCTTCCCTTGACACTTAAGATAGCTTTTATTTCTATATTTATTGTCTTCTTGGTGTCTATACCCTTATCTTTTTTTCTACATAATACTAAGAGTAAAAGAATTAAAAAGATAGGGGAATCTATTTTAAGTGTATTTATTTCTATACCTTCTTTTTGGTTAGGAATTATATTTATGTATCTATTTGGAATTATTTTAAAATGGACATCAACAGGGTATAATAACTCTTGGCAGTCATTAATTCTTCCCTGTATAGTTATTGCAATTCCTAAAATAGGTTGGATTAGTATGCACTTATATTCTAATTTATATAAAGAATTAAGAGAAGATTATATCAAGTATCTTTATTCTAATGGAATGAAAAAAATTTATTTGAATTTCTATATATTAAAAAATGCTTTTTTACCAATTATTCCTTTAACAGGAATGTTGCTACTAGAACTAATTACAGGGGTTGTTATTATAGAGCAAATTTTCTCTATCCCTGGAATTGGAAGACTTTTAGTGCAATCAGTTTTAATGAGAGATATTCCTTTAATACAAGGTTTGATTTTTTATACATCAACTTTTGTGGTTCTTTTAAATTTCATTATAGATATTCTATATTCTTTATTAGATCCAAGAATCCAAGTAGGTGAGCAATAA